In Oryza brachyantha chromosome 2, ObraRS2, whole genome shotgun sequence, a single window of DNA contains:
- the LOC102705597 gene encoding phosphatidyl-N-methylethanolamine N-methyltransferase, with protein sequence MAAVAAAVGVLLPFPFYWALWNHPQRWVDLCGGGDPCRRMAQVSHVLKALQLLALASVASFSWPPPLCSLVVLAVGQYLNFKVYQLLGESGTYYGVRFGKKIPWVTEFPFGYIKDPQYVGSMLSLVALLCWVPFQYVLLWCLGYVFMMWVESREDPATRAKLLS encoded by the exons atggcggccgtggcggcggccgtcggcgTGCTGCTGCCGTTCCCGTTCTACTGGGCGCTGTGGAACCACCCGCAGCGGTGGGTGGACctgtgcggcggcggcgacccgtGCCGCCGGATGGCCCAGGTCTCCCACGTCCTCAAGGCGCTGCAGctcctcgccctcgcctccgtcgcctccttctcctggccgccgccgctctgctccctcgtcgtcctcgccgtcggccagTACCTTAATTTCAA GGTCTACCAGCTGCTTGGTGAATCAGGTACCTACTACGGTGTTCGATTCGGAAAGAAAATCCCATGGGTGACAGAATTTCCCTTTGGTTATATCAAGGACCCTCAATATGTTGGCAGTATGCTCAGCCTTGTAGCACTGCTTTGCTGGGTTCCCTTCCAATATGTTCTGCTCTGGTGCCTTGGCTATGTTTTCATGATGTGGGTGGAAAGCAGAGAAGATCCTGCCACTCGTGCCAAGCTGCTCTCCTGA
- the LOC102705879 gene encoding nuclear cap-binding protein subunit 2: MASLFKDPSKLSAYRDRRFSGTQEEYEAALQASTTVYVGNMSFYTTEEQAYELFTRAGEIKKIIMGLDKNSKTPCGFCFILYYSREDAEDAVKYISGTMLDDRPIRVDFDWGFEEGRQWGRGRSGGQVRDEYRTDYDPGRGGYGKMVQKELEAQRELVDYGTGAFQPNAPPQYDRGDRKRGYGDSYRNDRDYQRKRYRNDAQRAPDSDSKRDTNDSEKNPRFREKGDSDEEDDDYDKRRRR; encoded by the exons ATGGCGTCCCTCTTCAAG GACCCGAGTAAGCTGTCCGCGTACCGGGACCGGCGGTTCTCCGGGACGCAGGAGGAGTACGAGGCGGCGCTGCAGGCGTCGACGACGGTGTACGTGGGGAACATGTCCTTCTACACCACGGAGGAGCAGGCCTACGAGCTCTTCACCCGCGCCGGCGAGATCAAGAAGATCATCATGGGCCTCGACAAGAACTCCAAGACCCCCTGCGGCTTCTGCTTCATACT GTACTACTCCAGGGAGGATGCTGAAGATGCAGTCAAATATATTAGTGGAACGATGCTTGACGATCGCCCAATTCGTGTTGATTTCGATTGGGGCTTTGAAGAAGGCAGACAATGGGGCCGTGGGCGGAGTGGTGGACAA GTAAGGGATGAGTATCGTACAGACTATGATCCTG GAAGAGGTGGCTATGGTAAGATGGTTCAGAAAGAGCTAGAAGCACAACGTGAATTAGTTGACTATGGTACTGGTGCTTTTCAACCTAATGCACCGCCTCAAT ATGACAGGGGTGACAGGAAGAGAGGATATGGAGACTCCTACCGGAACGACAGAG ATTACCAACGGAAGCGTTACCGGAATGATGCGCAAAGAGCGCCTGACTCAGACTCCAAGAGAGATACAAATGATTCG GAGAAGAATCCTAGATTCCGTGAGAAAGGTGATTCTGATGAAGAAGACGATGATTACGATAAGAGGCGACGGCGCTGA